A portion of the Bifidobacterium sp. ESL0800 genome contains these proteins:
- the glf gene encoding UDP-galactopyranose mutase: MSDNKNNTQLPDLVVVGAGLFGLTVAQQAAEHGHSVEIIDVREHIGGNAYSYMDEETGAEIHQYGAHLFHTSNKRVWDYVNRFTSFTNYQHRVYATHDGEVYPMPINLGTINQFFHAHYTPGEAKALIDEQAGELAGTDPENLNDKGIQLIGRPLYEAFIKNYTSKQWQTAPEDLPASIIKRLPVRFNYDNHYFKDTWEGLPTDGYTAWMQRMIDDPKIHVTLGVDFFDESQPFNKKAVVGRVPVVYTGPVDKYFDYQLGDLKWRTVDFKERRYDEGDHFGCPVMNFVDGDVPYTRAIEFKNFNPERRKSQNPDKTVVWEEYSRAAGRDDEPYYPINTADDQKLYQGYKDLAAREPQVVFGGRLGTYAYYDMHQVINSALIAYDKQVGPLLSK, from the coding sequence ATGAGCGACAACAAGAACAATACGCAACTGCCCGATCTGGTGGTCGTAGGGGCGGGGCTGTTCGGCCTCACCGTGGCCCAGCAGGCGGCCGAGCACGGCCACAGCGTCGAGATCATCGACGTGCGCGAACACATCGGCGGCAACGCTTACTCCTACATGGACGAGGAGACCGGCGCCGAGATCCACCAGTACGGCGCGCATCTCTTCCACACCTCCAACAAGCGCGTGTGGGATTACGTCAACCGTTTCACGTCGTTCACCAACTACCAGCACCGCGTCTACGCCACGCACGACGGCGAGGTCTACCCCATGCCGATCAACCTGGGCACGATCAACCAGTTCTTCCACGCGCACTACACACCGGGTGAGGCCAAGGCGCTCATCGACGAGCAGGCCGGCGAACTGGCCGGCACCGATCCGGAGAACCTCAACGACAAGGGCATCCAGCTCATCGGCCGGCCGCTCTACGAGGCGTTCATCAAGAACTACACCAGCAAGCAGTGGCAGACCGCGCCGGAGGACCTGCCGGCGTCGATCATCAAGCGCCTGCCCGTGCGTTTCAACTACGACAACCACTATTTCAAGGACACTTGGGAGGGCCTGCCCACCGACGGCTACACCGCCTGGATGCAGCGCATGATCGACGACCCGAAGATCCACGTCACCCTCGGCGTCGACTTCTTCGATGAAAGCCAGCCGTTCAACAAGAAGGCCGTCGTCGGCCGCGTGCCCGTGGTCTATACCGGCCCGGTCGACAAGTACTTCGACTACCAGCTCGGCGACCTCAAGTGGCGCACGGTCGATTTCAAGGAGCGGCGCTACGACGAGGGCGACCATTTCGGCTGCCCGGTGATGAACTTCGTGGACGGCGACGTGCCCTACACCCGCGCCATCGAGTTCAAGAACTTCAACCCGGAGCGTCGCAAGTCCCAGAACCCCGACAAGACCGTGGTCTGGGAGGAGTACAGCCGTGCCGCCGGCCGCGACGACGAGCCCTACTACCCCATCAACACCGCCGACGACCAGAAGCTCTACCAGGGCTACAAGGACCTGGCCGCGCGCGAACCGCAGGTCGTCTTCGGCGGCAGGCTGGGCACCTACGCCTACTACGACATGCACCAGGTCATCAACAGCGCCCTGATCGCCTACGACAAGCAGGTCGGCCCGCTGCTGAGCAAGTAA
- a CDS encoding inositol-3-phosphate synthase, whose translation MSIRVAVAGIGNCASSLIQGVEYYKDAKDDEKIPGLMHNNFGGYRVRDIEFVTAFDVDALKVGKDISEAIGASQNNTYKFCDVPNKGVEVLRGPTYDGLGEYYKKMITESDAEPVDVAQVLRDKKVDVLVSYMPVGSEQADKAYAQAAMDAGCAFVNCLPVFIASDPEWAQKFRDAGVPIIGDDIKSQVGATITHRVMARLFEDRGVRLDRTYQLNVGGNMDFMNMLQRSRLESKKVSKTRAVTSIVPHEMDPHNVHIGPSDYVAWLDDRKLAFVRLEGTTFGDVPISLEYKLEDWDSPNSAGIVIDAVRAAKIALDRHLSGPILAPSSYFMKSPAVQHEDSEARQLVEKYIAGEVEADEAELDADVKTAKDNGKDVWHA comes from the coding sequence ATGAGTATTCGCGTGGCAGTGGCAGGCATCGGCAATTGTGCCTCGTCCCTGATTCAAGGTGTCGAGTATTACAAGGACGCGAAGGATGATGAGAAGATCCCCGGCCTGATGCACAACAACTTCGGCGGCTACCGGGTCCGCGACATTGAGTTTGTGACGGCGTTCGACGTCGATGCGTTGAAGGTCGGCAAGGATATTTCCGAGGCCATCGGCGCCTCGCAGAACAACACCTACAAGTTCTGCGACGTGCCGAACAAGGGTGTCGAGGTGCTGCGCGGGCCGACCTACGACGGCTTGGGCGAGTACTACAAGAAGATGATCACCGAGTCCGACGCCGAGCCCGTCGACGTGGCGCAGGTGCTGCGCGACAAGAAGGTCGACGTGCTGGTCAGCTACATGCCCGTCGGCTCGGAGCAGGCCGACAAGGCCTACGCGCAGGCCGCGATGGACGCCGGCTGCGCCTTCGTCAACTGCCTGCCCGTCTTCATCGCCAGTGACCCGGAGTGGGCGCAGAAGTTCCGCGACGCCGGCGTGCCGATCATCGGCGACGACATCAAGAGCCAGGTCGGCGCCACCATCACCCACCGCGTGATGGCCCGCCTCTTCGAGGACCGCGGCGTGCGCCTCGACCGCACCTATCAGCTGAACGTCGGCGGCAACATGGACTTCATGAACATGCTGCAGCGCTCGCGCCTGGAGTCCAAGAAGGTCTCCAAGACCCGCGCCGTCACCTCGATCGTGCCTCATGAGATGGATCCGCACAACGTCCATATCGGCCCGTCCGACTACGTGGCGTGGCTCGACGACCGCAAGCTCGCATTCGTGCGCTTGGAAGGCACCACCTTCGGCGACGTGCCGATCAGCCTTGAGTACAAGCTTGAGGACTGGGATTCCCCGAACTCCGCCGGCATCGTCATCGACGCCGTGCGTGCCGCCAAGATCGCGCTCGACCGTCACCTCTCCGGCCCGATCCTCGCGCCGAGCTCCTACTTCATGAAGTCCCCGGCCGTCCAGCATGAGGATTCCGAGGCCCGCCAGCTCGTCGAGAAGTACATCGCCGGCGAAGTCGAGGCCGATGAAGCCGAACTCGACGCCGATGTGAAGACCGCCAAGGACAACGGCAAGGACGTCTGGCACGCCTGA
- a CDS encoding transglycosylase domain-containing protein, with protein sequence MVTEFRTASARAAGTGRTKPKRKHQHAKTARGQYPRRSANAANNRPRKQGPQRKAPKKHKHRILKWTLGIIALLALVGAGVFAYLYATTEIPLPEKIAMAEKTKVYYADGTTPVGDFATQNREIISCDALPKYIGQSMVASENQTFYQDTGVDFKGIARAFLNNVSGGARQGASTITQQYAERYYMGDTHTYSGKVREAILAMKITKSQDKDKVLCNYMNTIYLGRGAYGIEAASKAYFNKDAKDMTMPEAALLAGIIPAPSNWDPAVNPKRAQQRYTRVIGIMERQHYISAKDAAANPKMPSTVPPQSQQSSYKGTNGYILQMVRDELTGSGAFTRDDIDTGGYTIVTTIDKGKQDLMFKVASPSQDGNGLVPAGVQIGGMSVNPKDGSIISLYGGDDYLTKPLNNATQALYEPGSTMKPFALMATAEEGVNLSTTFNGNSPRTFTNINTPVQNFGNQSFGYTNLYNATANSVNTIYMDLQQHLGTKKVAQTAQAAGMDPKLVTGDNAFTVLGNDSVHVKDIAQAYSTIANQGNKPTLHIVASVKDSQGKDMYRSPTDTTRVFSANDAALVTKAMTGTVQYGTATEALKIGKAVAGKSGTANDSTAGSFAGFSPNTVTVFAMWNPDPNNKGKPLPMPSIGYYGTGSDYPVHLFTQYMKQALADTPNEAFPVAKDEGKIGGPDGTWGTGAGSSYSGWGSRKYYSSEGIDSSNTGSTTGGSNETGAGTESNDSDSSSEATETTEGPTNTDSGESGNAESSSQ encoded by the coding sequence ATGGTCACAGAGTTTCGCACGGCTTCGGCGCGCGCCGCAGGCACAGGTAGGACAAAGCCCAAACGCAAACACCAACACGCCAAGACAGCGCGCGGCCAATACCCACGCCGCAGCGCCAACGCCGCGAACAACCGTCCGAGAAAACAGGGCCCACAACGCAAAGCACCAAAAAAGCACAAACATCGTATTCTCAAATGGACGCTGGGCATCATCGCCCTGCTCGCCCTCGTCGGAGCCGGTGTGTTCGCCTATCTTTACGCCACCACCGAAATTCCTCTCCCAGAAAAAATCGCGATGGCCGAGAAAACGAAAGTCTATTACGCAGACGGCACCACGCCCGTCGGCGATTTCGCCACCCAGAACCGCGAGATCATCAGTTGCGACGCCCTGCCCAAATACATCGGGCAATCCATGGTGGCCAGTGAAAACCAGACGTTCTACCAAGACACCGGCGTCGATTTCAAAGGCATTGCGCGCGCCTTCCTCAACAACGTCAGCGGCGGCGCACGCCAAGGCGCCTCCACCATCACCCAGCAATACGCGGAACGCTATTATATGGGCGACACCCACACCTACTCCGGCAAGGTGCGCGAAGCGATTCTGGCGATGAAGATCACGAAGTCGCAGGACAAGGACAAGGTCCTGTGCAACTATATGAACACGATTTATCTGGGACGCGGAGCCTACGGCATCGAGGCCGCGTCGAAGGCCTACTTCAACAAAGACGCCAAAGACATGACCATGCCCGAGGCGGCGCTGCTGGCCGGCATCATTCCAGCTCCTTCGAACTGGGACCCGGCGGTCAACCCCAAGCGCGCGCAGCAACGCTATACACGCGTCATCGGCATCATGGAGCGTCAGCACTACATCAGCGCCAAAGACGCCGCGGCCAACCCGAAAATGCCGTCGACCGTGCCTCCGCAATCGCAGCAAAGCTCGTACAAAGGCACCAACGGCTATATCCTGCAGATGGTGCGGGACGAACTGACCGGCAGCGGGGCCTTTACCCGCGACGACATCGACACCGGCGGCTATACCATCGTCACCACCATCGACAAAGGCAAGCAGGATCTGATGTTCAAGGTCGCCAGCCCCTCGCAGGACGGCAACGGGTTGGTGCCTGCCGGCGTGCAAATCGGCGGCATGAGCGTCAATCCCAAGGACGGATCGATCATCTCGCTGTACGGCGGCGACGACTACCTGACCAAGCCGCTCAACAACGCGACCCAGGCCCTCTACGAACCCGGGTCGACGATGAAACCGTTCGCGCTGATGGCCACGGCCGAGGAAGGCGTCAACCTCAGCACGACCTTCAACGGCAACTCCCCGCGCACGTTCACCAATATCAACACGCCGGTGCAGAACTTCGGCAACCAGAGCTTCGGCTACACCAACCTCTACAACGCCACGGCGAACTCGGTGAATACCATCTACATGGACCTGCAGCAGCATCTGGGGACCAAGAAGGTGGCCCAGACCGCCCAAGCCGCGGGCATGGACCCGAAGCTCGTGACCGGAGACAACGCCTTCACCGTGTTGGGCAACGACAGCGTGCATGTCAAAGACATCGCCCAGGCCTATTCCACCATCGCCAACCAGGGCAACAAACCGACGCTGCATATCGTCGCGTCCGTCAAGGACTCGCAGGGCAAGGATATGTACCGCTCACCCACCGACACCACGAGGGTCTTCAGCGCCAATGACGCCGCGCTCGTGACCAAGGCGATGACAGGAACCGTGCAATATGGCACCGCGACCGAAGCGCTCAAAATCGGCAAGGCCGTGGCCGGCAAATCCGGCACCGCCAACGATTCGACGGCAGGCAGCTTCGCCGGCTTCTCGCCGAACACCGTGACCGTGTTCGCGATGTGGAACCCCGACCCGAACAACAAGGGCAAGCCCCTGCCGATGCCGTCCATCGGCTATTACGGCACCGGCAGCGACTACCCGGTGCACCTGTTCACCCAATACATGAAGCAGGCGCTGGCCGACACGCCCAACGAGGCGTTCCCCGTGGCCAAGGACGAAGGCAAGATCGGCGGCCCCGACGGCACGTGGGGCACAGGGGCAGGTTCCTCATATTCCGGGTGGGGAAGCCGCAAGTATTACAGCTCCGAAGGTATAGATTCCAGCAACACCGGTAGCACCACAGGCGGCAGTAACGAGACCGGCGCCGGAACCGAGTCCAACGACTCCGACAGCTCATCCGAGGCAACGGAGACGACCGAGGGGCCCACCAACACTGATAGCGGCGAAAGCGGCAACGCCGAATCTTCGTCGCAATAA
- the leuA gene encoding 2-isopropylmalate synthase → MGQDQASSVFDLAAVATQSNGGNNDLLLPPRRFVGEPQKPSKMPYTKYVAYDKQVPFDYPERTWPTKKLRRAPRWCSVDLRDGNQALVNPMDSERKLRFWNLLISMGFKEIEVGFPSASDTDYDFVRLLIERELIPDDVTIVVLTQAREHLIRKTYECLRGAKRAVVHFYNSVSVLQREVVFRKDKAGIKKLATDAAELCKDLEGAADDTDLYYEYSPESFTGTEPDYAVEVCNAVIDVIKPTPEHKMIINLPATVEMTTPNVFADEVEYVSRNLKDRDSIVLSLHPHNDEGMGVAAAELAVLAGADRVEGCLLGNGERTGNVDLVTLGLNMLTQGVDPQIDYSDVPKIRKTVEYCNQLTISERHPYAGSFVFTAFSGSHQDAIKKGLEARQAVAEERGANLDDFVWLVPYLPIDPKDIGRSYKAIIRVNSQSGKGGMAYLLKTNHNLDLPKRLQIEFEKVVQDYADKTDKEVKDDDIWRLFKDEYLPVEENGAFAIGEAVGDNGDDDLQSWGRLKLLNVSVSSGADGSDTVLKAKLLDRGAEPGADPIEREVSGAGNGPLDAFLNALSSIAISVSVMDYAEHAMTAGTDAMAASYVECQIGGEANAKIIWGVGIDSSITTSSLKAVISAINRSIR, encoded by the coding sequence ATGGGTCAGGATCAAGCATCATCGGTATTTGATCTCGCGGCGGTTGCCACACAATCCAATGGAGGTAACAATGACCTGCTGCTGCCTCCCCGGCGTTTCGTAGGAGAACCGCAGAAGCCCAGCAAAATGCCGTATACGAAGTATGTGGCCTACGACAAGCAGGTTCCGTTCGATTACCCCGAACGCACCTGGCCGACTAAAAAACTGCGCCGCGCCCCGCGCTGGTGCTCGGTCGATCTGCGCGATGGCAATCAGGCGCTGGTCAACCCGATGGATTCCGAGCGCAAGCTGCGTTTCTGGAACCTCCTGATTTCGATGGGCTTCAAAGAGATCGAAGTCGGTTTCCCCTCGGCTTCCGACACGGATTACGATTTCGTGCGTCTGCTGATCGAACGCGAGCTCATCCCCGATGATGTCACCATCGTCGTGCTGACCCAGGCCCGCGAACATCTGATCCGCAAGACCTACGAATGTCTGCGCGGTGCCAAAAGAGCCGTCGTGCATTTCTACAATTCCGTTTCCGTCCTTCAGCGCGAGGTCGTCTTCCGCAAGGACAAGGCGGGCATCAAGAAGCTGGCGACCGATGCGGCCGAACTGTGCAAGGACCTCGAAGGGGCGGCCGACGACACGGATTTGTATTATGAGTATTCGCCGGAATCGTTCACCGGCACCGAGCCGGATTACGCCGTCGAGGTGTGCAACGCCGTCATCGACGTCATCAAGCCGACGCCGGAGCACAAGATGATCATCAACCTGCCGGCCACCGTCGAGATGACCACGCCGAACGTCTTCGCCGACGAGGTCGAGTATGTCTCCCGCAACCTCAAAGACCGCGATTCCATCGTGCTTTCGCTGCATCCGCACAACGACGAGGGCATGGGCGTGGCCGCTGCGGAACTGGCTGTGCTCGCCGGGGCCGACCGCGTCGAAGGATGCCTCTTGGGCAACGGCGAACGTACCGGCAACGTCGATCTGGTGACGCTGGGCCTCAACATGCTCACGCAAGGTGTTGATCCGCAGATCGATTATTCGGATGTTCCGAAGATTCGCAAGACCGTCGAATACTGCAACCAGCTCACCATCTCCGAGCGTCATCCCTACGCCGGCAGCTTCGTGTTCACCGCCTTCTCCGGCTCCCATCAGGACGCCATCAAGAAGGGGCTCGAGGCCCGTCAGGCCGTGGCCGAAGAGCGCGGGGCGAACCTCGACGATTTCGTCTGGCTCGTACCCTACCTGCCCATCGACCCCAAGGACATCGGCCGCAGCTACAAGGCCATCATCCGCGTCAATTCGCAGTCCGGCAAGGGCGGCATGGCCTACTTGCTCAAGACCAACCACAACCTCGACCTCCCGAAGCGCCTGCAGATCGAATTCGAGAAGGTCGTGCAGGACTACGCCGACAAGACCGACAAAGAGGTCAAGGACGACGATATCTGGAGGCTCTTCAAGGACGAGTACCTTCCGGTCGAGGAAAACGGCGCGTTCGCGATCGGCGAGGCCGTGGGCGACAATGGCGACGACGATCTGCAATCGTGGGGCCGCCTGAAGCTCTTGAACGTCTCGGTTTCCTCGGGCGCGGACGGTTCCGACACCGTGTTGAAGGCCAAGCTCTTGGACCGCGGTGCCGAGCCGGGCGCCGACCCGATCGAGCGCGAGGTCAGTGGCGCCGGCAACGGCCCGCTTGACGCCTTCCTCAACGCGCTTTCGTCCATCGCCATTTCAGTCAGCGTCATGGATTACGCCGAGCACGCGATGACCGCCGGCACCGACGCGATGGCCGCCTCGTACGTCGAGTGCCAGATCGGTGGCGAGGCCAATGCCAAAATCATCTGGGGCGTCGGCATCGATTCGTCGATTACCACCAGCTCGCTGAAGGCGGTCATCTCCGCGATCAACCGTTCGATACGCTAG
- a CDS encoding DUF5701 family protein has protein sequence MSKASKEAQKQLDRIVALGYPDVADMSAAAFRALARPLIDALKDSDLGENILLVPTHELVSPESLIARTSINRMAGFTTMPPRDVASFLPQAGFEPPEGPFYLVVDPHTGTAYVNREPDVARKLIDSDERMPLTLEEGLAIATQHPDWLVKKNGFNLLGSRSADGRVPSIWMSQNAPRLGSVWPTSRHTWLGNAYCQARRGISLFH, from the coding sequence ATGTCGAAGGCATCAAAAGAAGCGCAGAAACAACTGGATCGCATCGTGGCGTTGGGCTATCCCGACGTCGCGGATATGAGCGCGGCGGCGTTCCGTGCGCTCGCGCGGCCGTTGATCGACGCGCTGAAAGACAGCGACTTGGGCGAGAACATCCTTCTTGTGCCTACCCACGAGTTGGTCAGCCCCGAATCGTTGATCGCCCGAACCAGCATCAATCGCATGGCCGGCTTCACCACCATGCCCCCGCGCGACGTCGCCAGTTTTCTGCCGCAGGCGGGTTTCGAGCCGCCGGAAGGCCCGTTCTATCTGGTGGTCGATCCGCATACCGGCACCGCCTACGTCAACCGCGAGCCGGACGTGGCCCGCAAGCTCATCGATTCCGACGAGCGTATGCCGCTGACCCTTGAAGAGGGCCTCGCCATCGCCACCCAGCATCCCGATTGGCTGGTGAAGAAAAACGGCTTCAACCTGCTCGGCTCCCGCAGCGCCGACGGCCGCGTGCCGAGCATCTGGATGAGTCAGAACGCCCCGCGTCTGGGCTCGGTCTGGCCCACCTCCCGTCACACGTGGCTCGGCAACGCCTACTGCCAGGCGCGTCGCGGCATCTCCCTGTTCCACTGA
- a CDS encoding aspartate-semialdehyde dehydrogenase — protein sequence MTESNGEQRKVNVAVLGATGQVGMVMRRVLDERNFPIDNLRFLASSHSAGTVLKWRDRSIVVEDVANADLKGIDIAIFSAGGGTSKVWAPKFAEAGAYVIDNSSQWRMHDDVPLVVAEANPDDLDDIPRRIVANPNCTTMACIPVLKALDTHFGLKRLIVSSYQAVSGAGRAGVEQLMNEAKAAVDQGADKLVFDGSAIDFPKPTKVVRTIAFNAVPFIGAIVDDGSEETDEEQKLRNESRKILHLPDLAASCTCVRVGVFTAHGMSVNAEFERDVTPDMAREVLKDAPGVELADIPTPQLAAGKDPSFVGRIRQDQAVDGKKGLAFFIANDNLRKGAALNAVELAEIVARKHFGA from the coding sequence ATGACTGAATCTAACGGAGAACAGCGCAAGGTCAACGTAGCGGTGCTGGGGGCCACCGGACAGGTCGGCATGGTCATGCGTCGCGTGCTTGACGAGCGGAATTTCCCCATTGATAATCTGCGTTTCCTGGCTTCCTCACACTCGGCGGGCACCGTGCTCAAATGGCGCGACCGCAGCATCGTGGTCGAGGACGTGGCCAACGCCGATCTCAAGGGCATCGATATCGCGATCTTCTCCGCCGGCGGTGGCACTTCGAAGGTCTGGGCGCCGAAATTCGCCGAGGCCGGCGCCTATGTCATCGACAATTCCTCGCAATGGCGTATGCACGACGACGTGCCGCTGGTGGTGGCCGAGGCCAATCCCGACGATCTTGACGACATTCCCCGTCGCATTGTCGCGAACCCGAACTGCACCACCATGGCCTGCATTCCGGTGCTGAAGGCACTCGATACCCACTTCGGCCTGAAGCGGCTGATTGTCAGCTCTTATCAGGCGGTTTCGGGAGCCGGACGCGCAGGCGTCGAGCAGTTGATGAACGAAGCCAAGGCCGCCGTCGACCAAGGTGCCGACAAGCTCGTCTTCGACGGTTCCGCCATCGATTTCCCCAAGCCTACCAAGGTCGTGCGCACCATTGCCTTCAACGCCGTGCCGTTCATCGGCGCCATCGTCGACGACGGCAGCGAGGAGACCGACGAGGAGCAGAAGTTGCGTAACGAAAGCCGCAAGATTCTGCACTTGCCCGACCTCGCCGCCTCCTGCACCTGCGTGCGCGTCGGCGTTTTCACCGCGCACGGCATGTCGGTCAACGCCGAATTCGAGCGCGACGTCACCCCCGACATGGCCCGCGAGGTGCTGAAGGACGCGCCGGGCGTCGAGCTTGCCGACATCCCCACCCCGCAGCTGGCCGCCGGCAAGGACCCGAGTTTCGTCGGCCGCATCCGCCAGGACCAGGCCGTCGACGGCAAGAAGGGACTGGCGTTCTTCATCGCCAACGACAACCTGCGCAAGGGCGCCGCCCTGAACGCCGTCGAGCTCGCCGAGATCGTGGCACGCAAGCACTTCGGCGCATGA
- a CDS encoding ACT domain-containing protein has translation MGDIFPDLGPETPVISGVAHDRTESLVTVRGVPDEPGMAARVFTELAKSGINVDMIVQAGASTGKADISFTVPDATVKTVEKALDGKKAELGYGSYFVDSEVGKVAVVGVGMKTHSGLAAKFFESLSAKHINVMMISTSEIRIAALVPLDQLDDAVRALHTAYGLDADQVEAVVYGGTGR, from the coding sequence ATGGGCGACATCTTCCCGGATCTCGGCCCCGAGACCCCGGTGATTTCCGGCGTTGCGCACGACCGCACCGAATCCCTCGTGACGGTGCGCGGTGTTCCCGACGAGCCCGGCATGGCCGCACGCGTGTTTACCGAACTGGCCAAAAGCGGCATCAACGTCGACATGATCGTGCAGGCAGGAGCTTCGACGGGCAAGGCCGACATCTCCTTCACTGTGCCCGATGCCACGGTGAAAACGGTGGAGAAAGCGCTCGACGGCAAAAAGGCCGAGCTCGGTTACGGTTCCTATTTCGTCGATTCCGAGGTCGGCAAGGTCGCGGTGGTGGGCGTGGGCATGAAAACCCATTCCGGTCTCGCCGCCAAGTTCTTCGAATCCCTGAGCGCCAAGCATATCAACGTGATGATGATCTCGACCTCCGAGATCCGCATCGCCGCCCTCGTCCCGCTCGACCAGCTCGACGACGCGGTGCGCGCGTTGCACACAGCGTACGGCCTCGACGCCGATCAGGTGGAAGCGGTGGTCTACGGCGGCACCGGCCGCTGA
- a CDS encoding aspartate kinase — MALIVQKYGGSSVADAESIKRVAKRIVETKRKGNNVAVVVSAMGDTTDDLIDQAMSIDSNPPAREMDMLMTAGERISMSLLAMAIHADGERAYSFTGSQAGFMTDARFGAAHIKSVKPERVAHVVDDGKIAIVAGFQGINADGDYTTLGRGGSDTSAVALAVAMGADICEIYTDVDGIFTADPRIVPSARRIPSIGYDAILEMASCGSKVLALRCVEYAQRFNMPLHVRSSFSHRMGTLVVPEGVDARKLPNLD; from the coding sequence GTGGCGCTGATCGTGCAGAAATACGGCGGGTCCTCCGTGGCCGACGCCGAGTCCATCAAGCGCGTCGCCAAAAGAATCGTGGAGACAAAACGTAAGGGCAACAACGTCGCCGTCGTCGTTTCGGCGATGGGGGACACCACCGACGACCTGATTGACCAGGCGATGAGCATCGATTCCAATCCTCCCGCCCGCGAGATGGACATGCTGATGACCGCTGGCGAGCGCATCTCGATGAGCCTTCTGGCGATGGCTATCCACGCCGACGGCGAGCGCGCCTACTCCTTCACCGGTTCGCAGGCTGGCTTCATGACCGACGCCCGTTTCGGAGCGGCACATATCAAATCCGTGAAACCCGAGCGCGTGGCCCATGTCGTCGACGATGGCAAGATCGCCATTGTCGCCGGATTCCAAGGCATCAACGCCGATGGCGATTACACCACGTTGGGCCGTGGCGGTTCCGATACCTCGGCGGTGGCGCTCGCAGTGGCAATGGGTGCCGATATCTGCGAGATCTACACCGACGTGGACGGCATCTTCACCGCGGACCCGCGTATCGTTCCCAGCGCGCGGCGCATCCCCTCCATCGGCTACGATGCCATCCTCGAAATGGCCTCCTGCGGTTCGAAGGTCCTCGCCTTGCGTTGCGTCGAATACGCCCAGCGTTTCAATATGCCGTTGCATGTGCGCAGCTCGTTCTCGCACCGGATGGGTACGTTGGTGGTGCCGGAGGGTGTCGATGCGCGCAAATTGCCGAATCTGGATTAA
- the recR gene encoding recombination mediator RecR: MALAYDGAIQRLIDGFARLPGIGPKGAQRIAFYLLSASDEEAQDLADAIREVKEKVRFCEICGNVCETSPCPVCSDPRRDHSIICVVEEPKDVMSIERTREFHGVYHVLGGAINPMANVGPGDLAIPKLLDRLKTDEVKEIILALDPNIEGEATVTYLSRLLSPLGLKVTRLASGLPVGSDLEYADEITLGRALEGRQEA; the protein is encoded by the coding sequence ATGGCATTGGCTTATGACGGCGCGATACAGCGTCTTATCGATGGTTTCGCGCGCCTGCCGGGCATCGGTCCCAAGGGTGCCCAGCGCATAGCTTTCTATCTGCTTTCGGCCAGTGACGAGGAGGCTCAGGACCTCGCCGACGCCATCCGTGAGGTCAAGGAGAAGGTGCGCTTCTGCGAGATTTGCGGCAATGTGTGCGAGACGAGCCCGTGCCCGGTCTGCTCGGATCCGCGCCGCGACCATTCCATCATCTGCGTGGTCGAGGAGCCGAAAGACGTGATGAGCATCGAGCGCACCCGCGAGTTCCACGGCGTCTATCATGTGCTGGGCGGCGCCATCAACCCGATGGCCAACGTCGGCCCAGGCGACCTGGCCATTCCCAAGCTGCTTGACAGGCTTAAAACCGACGAGGTCAAAGAGATCATTCTGGCGCTGGACCCCAATATCGAAGGGGAAGCCACGGTGACTTATCTCAGCCGCTTGCTTTCTCCGCTCGGTCTCAAGGTCACGCGTCTTGCCAGCGGTTTGCCAGTTGGTAGTGACTTGGAATACGCGGATGAAATCACGCTGGGCCGTGCCTTGGAGGGCCGCCAGGAAGCCTGA